The Solanum lycopersicum chromosome 9, SLM_r2.1 genome window below encodes:
- the LOC138338617 gene encoding uncharacterized protein: MYDHKGRAPNSKTQGSVSGTKTYPTCPKCGECLTGKEGCLGCGQSGHRLRDCLSRQGGGQRQNRLYALQDRQDQEGSPDVVTDPGATLYFATPYIAVQFNVSPETLSEPFSVSTPVGDPVIARRGIQKLPCHSVSESHLSRSSRFPDEPILEWKGCSLAPMSRFISYLKARKMISKIYFYHLVWVKNSSLETPTLESIAVVYGFPEVFPEDLPGVPPKREIDIGIDLLPNTQPIFISPYRMAPTELKELKE; encoded by the exons ATGTATGACCATAAGGGTAGAGCACCAAACTCTAAGACtcagggaagtgtttcaggcactaagacttaccccacttgcccTAAGTGTGGCGAGTGTCTCACAGGAAAAGAGGGATGTCTTGGGTGCGGTCAGTCTGGTCacaggttgagggattgtcTTTCTAGACAAG GTGGCGGTCAGCGCCAGaacaggttgtatgctcttcaagATCGCCAGGATCAGGAGggttctcctgatgtagtcacTG atccaggggctactctttattttgcaactccttacatagcagtccaattcaatgtcagtccagaaactctctctgAACCTTTCTCAGTAtctactccagtcggtgacccagttatagctagacggggtatacagaaattgccctgtcacagtgtctcagaaagtcacctcagcagatctagtaga tttccagatgagccaatcttagaatggaagggttgtagcttagcgcctatgagtcgatttatttcttaccttaaggccagaaagatgatatctaagaTTTAtttctatcatctagtttgggttaagAATTCTAGCCTTGAAACTCCAACTCTTGAGTCAATTGCAGTAGTCTATGGATTTCCAGAAGtatttccagaagatcttcccggagttcctcccaaaagggaaatcgacattggaattgatctccttccaaatacccaacccatttttatttctccttacagaatggctccaacagagcttaaggaattgaaagagtag